From Chryseobacterium salivictor, a single genomic window includes:
- a CDS encoding ice-binding family protein: MKKFILLAASAAFMSFNSLAQAQAPVLGSAANFALFSTNGAVSNTGLSHLTGDVGTNNGSSTNFGNVDGVMHDSDGTTMIAATDLNTAYNQLNAAIPDYFPSPLLGNGQILTAGTYSIGESASLSNTLTLDGGGNANSVFIFKIQGALSSAAGAQVLLTNGALACNVFWKVEGLVDLATNTAMKGTIVANNAAIILNSGASLEGRALSTTGAVTVSGVTVRKPVGCGSKVLTGPAQPPLGTVVCYTVFTGNGSLTNTGITYITGDVGTNVGLTTGFEATKVNGTIHLMPDTSTAKASLDLNNAYTFLNTLPTDIQLLYPAAFGQDLVLTPHTYEMNAATVLNGKVTLNAQNNPNAVFVIKINGALSTSTYASVELINQAQAKNVFWKVDGAVNINDYSKFKGSVIGNNGAVIINKGVEIEGRVLSTSGGISTFGINAQMTSGCELLGTISTTVTAKEAQLFPNPFSNVLNIKMEDLDGGSTLTIFNTAGAKVMQTVLSQKTSSLPMNLPVGVYFYQLTGKNGAKQSGKLISKP, from the coding sequence ATGAAAAAATTCATACTTTTGGCAGCTTCGGCTGCATTCATGAGCTTTAATTCACTGGCACAAGCTCAGGCTCCGGTTTTGGGGAGTGCCGCTAACTTTGCACTTTTCTCGACGAATGGCGCAGTATCTAATACCGGCCTTTCTCACCTTACTGGAGATGTAGGCACCAATAACGGGTCAAGCACCAATTTTGGAAACGTAGATGGGGTAATGCATGATTCAGACGGAACGACTATGATCGCCGCTACTGATCTTAACACTGCTTACAACCAGTTAAACGCAGCGATTCCCGACTATTTCCCTTCTCCCCTTTTAGGAAACGGACAGATACTTACTGCCGGAACTTACTCAATCGGAGAAAGTGCAAGTTTAAGCAACACTTTAACACTTGATGGTGGCGGAAATGCCAATTCAGTTTTTATCTTTAAAATTCAGGGAGCTTTATCCTCAGCAGCAGGTGCGCAGGTTTTACTGACCAACGGAGCGCTAGCCTGCAATGTATTTTGGAAAGTTGAAGGCCTTGTTGACCTTGCCACGAACACTGCAATGAAAGGTACCATCGTAGCAAATAACGCAGCCATTATTCTTAATTCCGGTGCTTCACTCGAAGGCCGTGCACTTTCGACAACAGGCGCTGTTACCGTATCGGGAGTTACCGTAAGAAAGCCGGTTGGCTGCGGATCAAAGGTACTTACAGGCCCGGCTCAACCGCCGTTAGGCACTGTTGTCTGTTACACAGTATTCACCGGAAACGGTTCATTAACCAATACAGGAATCACTTATATAACAGGTGATGTTGGAACCAATGTAGGACTTACCACAGGTTTTGAAGCTACGAAAGTAAACGGCACGATCCATCTTATGCCGGATACTTCTACCGCTAAAGCTTCATTAGATCTTAATAATGCATATACTTTCCTCAACACGCTTCCTACAGATATTCAACTGCTTTATCCTGCAGCGTTCGGACAGGATCTGGTACTGACTCCGCATACTTACGAAATGAATGCAGCCACTGTACTTAACGGAAAAGTGACCCTTAATGCGCAGAATAACCCCAATGCAGTTTTTGTCATCAAAATTAACGGCGCTTTGTCTACAAGTACTTATGCTTCCGTAGAACTCATCAACCAGGCGCAGGCGAAAAACGTTTTCTGGAAAGTGGACGGCGCAGTGAACATCAATGATTACTCGAAATTTAAAGGTTCAGTTATTGGAAACAATGGTGCTGTTATCATTAATAAAGGTGTTGAGATTGAAGGCCGTGTATTGAGTACGAGTGGCGGAATTTCTACTTTTGGAATCAATGCACAGATGACTTCCGGTTGTGAACTTCTAGGAACCATTTCCACTACTGTTACAGCCAAGGAAGCTCAGCTTTTCCCCAATCCTTTCTCCAATGTTTTAAACATAAAAATGGAGGACTTAGACGGAGGATCCACACTGACCATTTTCAATACAGCGGGCGCTAAAGTAATGCAAACTGTTCTGTCACAAAAAACAAGTTCATTACCAATGAATCTTCCTGTAGGCGTTTATTTTTACCAGTTAACCGGTAAAAACGGAGCCAAACAGAGTGGGAAATTAATTTCCAAACCGTAA
- a CDS encoding sigma 54-interacting transcriptional regulator: protein MKKEITFKELKDSGYTHKTINQEIQANLIARIKAKEPVFEGLWGYEDTVVPQLKKAILAGHHINLLGLRGQAKTKIARSMVNLLDEYMPVVKGSEINDSPFQPISKYARDLIEEHGDETMISWVHRSDRFFEKLATPDVNVADLIGDIDPIKAATLKLPYSDERVLHYGMIPRANRCIFVLNELPDLQARIQVALFNILQEGDIQIRGFQLRMPLDIQFVFTANPEDYTNRGSIVTPLKDRIGSQIFTHYPKTIALARQITEQEALISKEDKAQIQVPGLAKDLLEEVAFAARDSEYVDAKSGVSARLTISAMENLMAAAKLRLIESDAEKTTVRLLDFLSVIPSVTGKIELVYEGEQEGADHVAKILIDKAVMTQFEMIFPRIPKLEKEGIKAPYTDVIKWFNKNSLELNFDDTDQEFYAKLNSVKPLSEIIGEYADQLSPEDQNFCKELILWALTINNKLDKSENEKAFTFDSAGIGKYYSS from the coding sequence ATGAAAAAAGAGATCACCTTTAAAGAATTAAAAGATTCCGGCTATACCCACAAAACCATTAATCAGGAAATTCAGGCGAATTTAATTGCCAGGATTAAAGCGAAAGAACCGGTATTCGAAGGTCTTTGGGGTTACGAAGATACTGTAGTTCCACAACTGAAAAAAGCAATTTTAGCCGGACATCACATCAACCTTTTAGGACTTCGCGGACAGGCAAAAACCAAGATTGCGAGAAGCATGGTGAATTTGCTCGATGAATACATGCCGGTTGTAAAAGGTTCTGAAATCAATGACAGTCCTTTTCAACCGATTTCGAAATACGCGCGGGACCTGATTGAAGAACATGGCGACGAAACCATGATTTCCTGGGTGCACCGCTCCGACCGTTTTTTTGAAAAACTGGCAACACCGGATGTGAATGTGGCAGATTTAATTGGCGACATCGATCCCATCAAAGCGGCGACTTTAAAACTCCCCTACTCCGACGAACGCGTTTTGCATTACGGCATGATTCCCCGCGCCAACCGCTGTATATTTGTTTTGAATGAACTGCCGGATTTACAGGCAAGAATCCAGGTTGCTTTGTTTAATATTTTACAGGAAGGCGATATTCAGATTCGGGGTTTTCAGTTGAGAATGCCGCTGGATATTCAGTTTGTCTTTACAGCAAATCCGGAAGATTATACGAACAGAGGAAGTATTGTAACGCCTTTAAAAGACAGAATCGGTTCTCAGATTTTTACCCATTACCCGAAAACCATTGCGCTTGCAAGACAGATTACCGAACAGGAAGCTTTAATTTCTAAAGAGGATAAAGCACAAATTCAAGTTCCAGGTTTAGCCAAAGACCTTTTGGAAGAAGTGGCTTTTGCAGCGCGGGACAGCGAATATGTAGATGCGAAAAGTGGAGTGAGTGCGAGGTTGACCATCAGTGCCATGGAAAACTTAATGGCCGCCGCAAAACTGCGCTTAATAGAATCAGATGCTGAAAAAACGACGGTGCGGTTGCTGGATTTCCTGTCGGTCATTCCGTCGGTCACCGGAAAAATTGAACTGGTTTATGAAGGCGAACAGGAAGGCGCTGACCATGTCGCGAAAATCCTCATTGACAAAGCCGTGATGACACAGTTTGAAATGATTTTCCCCCGAATCCCGAAACTGGAAAAAGAAGGCATCAAAGCGCCATATACCGATGTCATTAAATGGTTTAATAAAAATTCTTTAGAATTAAATTTCGACGATACCGATCAGGAATTCTATGCGAAACTCAACAGCGTAAAACCTCTTTCAGAAATAATCGGCGAGTACGCAGACCAGTTAAGTCCGGAAGATCAAAACTTCTGCAAAGAGCTTATTTTATGGGCTTTGACCATTAATAATAAATTAGACAAGTCAGAAAACGAAAAAGCGTTTACCTTCGATTCTGCCGGAATTGGAAAATACTACAGCAGCTAA
- a CDS encoding vWA domain-containing protein, with protein sequence MTDKELNFGRGLIFTKHTPKEISHFDRVFDVFKDLLTHTSGDIEEAFEWLDMLDKEYDIFTDEYTLADFEEDLKKRGYIREEKEDKDGNTGTGKGKNILTAKLEAALRQFALDQIFGKLKKSGIGNHSTKKAGVGDEREGEHRSFQYGDDLSALNMTESLKNSQINNGISDLRLTEDDLIVEETKHKAQMSTVLMIDISHSMILYGEDRITPAKKVAMALVELIKRKYPKDSIDIIVFGNEAWPIKIKDLPYLQVGPYHTNTVAGLELAMDILRRKRNTNKQIFMITDGKPSCIKLPNGEFYMNSNGLDQMIVDQCLNKAAQARKLKIPITTFMIAQDPYLRKFVDAFTAQNQGKAFLTGLSGLGEMIFEDYERNRIKRI encoded by the coding sequence ATGACAGACAAAGAATTAAATTTCGGCAGAGGATTGATCTTCACCAAACATACTCCGAAAGAAATTTCCCATTTTGACCGGGTTTTTGATGTTTTTAAAGATTTGCTGACCCACACCTCGGGCGATATCGAAGAAGCTTTTGAATGGCTCGACATGCTTGATAAAGAATACGATATTTTTACCGATGAATATACGCTCGCAGATTTTGAAGAAGATCTGAAAAAGCGCGGTTATATCAGGGAAGAAAAAGAGGACAAAGACGGCAACACCGGAACCGGAAAAGGTAAAAATATACTGACCGCCAAACTGGAAGCAGCTTTAAGACAATTTGCTTTGGATCAGATTTTTGGCAAACTCAAAAAAAGCGGTATCGGAAATCACAGCACCAAAAAAGCGGGCGTAGGTGATGAACGCGAAGGCGAACACCGTTCCTTTCAATACGGCGATGATCTGTCAGCCCTCAATATGACCGAAAGTTTAAAAAATTCCCAGATCAATAATGGAATTTCAGATTTGCGTTTAACCGAAGATGACCTCATCGTTGAAGAAACAAAACACAAAGCCCAAATGAGTACCGTGTTGATGATCGATATCAGCCATTCTATGATTCTGTACGGCGAAGACCGGATTACGCCTGCAAAGAAAGTCGCTATGGCTTTGGTGGAATTAATCAAAAGAAAATATCCGAAAGATTCCATTGATATTATCGTTTTCGGAAATGAAGCGTGGCCCATTAAAATCAAAGACCTCCCCTATCTGCAGGTCGGGCCTTATCACACCAATACCGTGGCCGGCCTGGAATTGGCAATGGATATCCTGCGGAGAAAAAGAAATACCAACAAACAGATTTTCATGATCACCGACGGTAAACCAAGTTGCATCAAATTACCAAACGGTGAATTCTACATGAACAGCAACGGTCTCGATCAGATGATTGTTGATCAATGCCTGAATAAAGCCGCACAAGCCAGAAAACTCAAAATCCCGATCACCACTTTTATGATTGCTCAGGATCCTTATCTGCGGAAATTCGTGGACGCTTTTACGGCTCAAAACCAGGGAAAAGCTTTCTTAACAGGACTATCCGGTTTAGGAGAAATGATTTTTGAAGATTATGAGCGGAACAGGATTAAGAGAATATAG
- a CDS encoding DUF5675 family protein — MELQLIRTCYPKGTNGILLFNGTELCKTVELPWKNNQPRVSCIPQGNYRLRKRCSPKFKSHFEVMEVKDRKYILFHAANDAGKELRGCIAPVTEHTGEGKGSASRAALQRMKDRLYPLMDNGHKITLTIKNAEK, encoded by the coding sequence ATGGAACTTCAGTTGATCAGAACATGCTATCCCAAAGGAACCAACGGGATCCTGCTCTTCAACGGGACGGAACTCTGCAAAACGGTTGAACTCCCCTGGAAGAACAACCAGCCGCGGGTTTCATGTATTCCGCAGGGAAACTACAGACTGCGCAAACGCTGTAGCCCAAAATTCAAATCCCATTTTGAAGTCATGGAGGTGAAAGACAGGAAATACATCCTCTTCCATGCCGCCAATGATGCCGGCAAAGAACTCAGGGGATGCATCGCACCGGTCACAGAGCATACCGGTGAAGGAAAAGGCAGCGCCTCCAGGGCTGCTTTGCAAAGAATGAAAGACCGCCTTTATCCGCTGATGGATAACGGACACAAAATCACGCTAACCATCAAAAACGCTGAAAAATGA
- a CDS encoding IS110 family RNA-guided transposase: MLKYSVGLDISSKKIDCCFSSIDMGQKVKVQSTVTVSNNPTGFNLLADWIDKNHRQKDIALVICMEATGVYYESCALFLFEKACKVSVILPNKAKKYLQALGLKSKNDSIDAKGLAQMGAEQNLKLWEPMGKYFYELRQFTRQYQNIQEQITVYRNQLHSLKNSMYINKAIVKQLEQVIKLFTKQLKELEEQIKNHLESNPEVMQKTENICKIKGVGILSLATVLAETNGFSLFESSRQLVSFAGYDVVENQSGKRVGKTKISKKGNSRIRRILFMPAFTVVRCKEAPFLNLYTRTFSNHGIKMKSYVAVQKKLLVIIYSLYKNNQPYDPKRQNIQEKEQVLPSLLAS, from the coding sequence ATGCTAAAATATTCCGTCGGGCTTGATATTTCAAGCAAAAAAATCGACTGCTGTTTCAGCAGTATCGACATGGGTCAAAAAGTGAAAGTTCAATCTACTGTTACAGTTTCCAACAATCCCACAGGGTTTAATTTATTGGCAGACTGGATTGACAAAAACCATAGGCAGAAAGATATTGCCTTAGTGATTTGCATGGAAGCGACAGGGGTCTATTATGAGTCATGCGCACTTTTCCTTTTTGAAAAAGCCTGCAAAGTCTCGGTAATTCTTCCAAATAAGGCGAAGAAGTATCTGCAGGCACTTGGGCTTAAGTCGAAAAATGATTCCATTGATGCAAAAGGTTTGGCACAAATGGGAGCAGAGCAAAACCTTAAGCTGTGGGAACCAATGGGCAAATATTTTTATGAACTGAGACAGTTTACCCGTCAATATCAGAATATCCAGGAGCAGATCACGGTTTATAGGAACCAACTTCATTCATTAAAAAATTCCATGTATATCAACAAAGCTATTGTGAAACAGCTTGAGCAGGTCATCAAACTTTTCACAAAGCAGCTGAAAGAACTGGAAGAACAAATCAAAAATCATTTGGAATCCAATCCTGAAGTAATGCAGAAAACAGAGAATATATGTAAGATAAAAGGAGTGGGAATTCTTTCCCTGGCTACCGTGTTGGCGGAAACCAACGGATTTTCTTTATTTGAAAGTTCCAGGCAGCTTGTATCTTTTGCAGGTTATGATGTGGTAGAAAACCAGTCAGGAAAAAGGGTTGGAAAAACCAAAATATCCAAAAAAGGAAATTCTCGTATCAGGCGAATTTTGTTTATGCCTGCATTTACGGTTGTAAGGTGCAAGGAAGCTCCCTTTCTAAATTTATATACCCGTACATTTTCAAATCACGGAATAAAGATGAAAAGTTATGTCGCAGTGCAGAAAAAATTACTTGTGATCATTTATTCGCTATACAAAAACAATCAGCCTTATGATCCCAAAAGACAAAATATCCAAGAAAAGGAGCAGGTGCTTCCCTCTCTGCTTGCCTCGTAG
- a CDS encoding transposase translates to MWSNKGSKEVQHFVYPKSKVMKNYCFHIGIDVSKLKLDVNLLNSQTLESEHFVLDNDAKSIKLFIKALIKRKIDIREVLFCCENTGIYTNHLINVSTDLKFDLWVVPAIEIKRSKGISRGKTDKTDAKDIAFYSFRNLDKLKIFNVSDINIQKLKILFTEREKVLKALLLLETTKENENFVDKKVFAEVVGINKSLINVIKKTLQKIEIKIKEIIKADEQLDQQNRLIQSIPGLGEKTSTYLIIATKGFTMFANWRKFACYSGIAPFEYSSGTSIKGRTKVNHMADKKMKSLLQMCAMTAIKYDPQLKEYYQKKKLEGKNSMLVLNNIRCKLISRVFAVISRETPYINTYKFAS, encoded by the coding sequence TTGTGGTCTAATAAAGGCTCTAAAGAAGTTCAACATTTTGTTTATCCTAAATCCAAAGTTATGAAAAATTATTGCTTCCACATTGGGATTGATGTTTCAAAATTGAAATTGGATGTAAATCTATTGAACAGTCAAACCCTTGAATCCGAACATTTTGTATTGGATAACGATGCAAAGTCCATCAAACTTTTCATCAAAGCTCTTATTAAACGAAAAATTGACATTCGCGAAGTCTTATTCTGTTGTGAAAACACAGGTATTTATACCAATCATTTAATTAATGTTTCAACAGATTTGAAATTTGATCTATGGGTCGTTCCCGCCATTGAAATTAAACGATCCAAAGGAATTTCTAGAGGAAAAACGGATAAAACGGACGCCAAAGATATTGCGTTTTATAGCTTTAGGAATCTAGATAAGTTGAAAATTTTCAATGTATCTGATATTAATATTCAAAAATTAAAAATTCTTTTCACCGAAAGAGAAAAAGTTTTAAAAGCATTATTACTTCTAGAAACGACCAAAGAAAATGAAAATTTTGTTGATAAAAAGGTGTTTGCAGAAGTAGTAGGGATCAATAAATCTCTGATCAACGTGATAAAAAAAACGCTTCAAAAAATAGAAATTAAAATTAAAGAAATCATTAAAGCTGATGAACAATTGGATCAGCAAAATCGGCTCATTCAATCAATCCCTGGATTAGGAGAGAAAACCAGTACCTATTTAATTATTGCAACAAAAGGATTTACGATGTTTGCTAATTGGCGAAAATTTGCTTGCTATTCTGGTATAGCTCCTTTTGAATATAGTTCTGGAACAAGCATAAAAGGCAGAACCAAAGTAAATCATATGGCAGATAAAAAAATGAAATCTTTGCTCCAAATGTGTGCAATGACCGCAATTAAATACGACCCTCAATTAAAAGAATATTACCAGAAGAAAAAGCTTGAAGGAAAAAACTCCATGCTGGTTTTAAATAACATAAGATGCAAACTAATCAGCAGAGTTTTTGCAGTAATAAGTCGAGAAACTCCTTACATCAACACTTACAAATTTGCATCTTAA
- the imm40 gene encoding Imm40 family immunity protein: MNKIDNILSRGIFLKSFGVNNWAFTKDEALNVLKELEDVTTPILGGDVWILQNEQMNHNYDNWYCERLPNEPYSDYVHRSICKANNYINNYPQNGNIYFELLPLK; the protein is encoded by the coding sequence ATGAATAAAATAGATAACATATTAAGTAGAGGAATTTTTTTAAAAAGTTTTGGAGTTAACAATTGGGCTTTCACCAAAGATGAAGCATTAAATGTTCTCAAAGAATTAGAAGATGTCACCACTCCAATACTTGGAGGCGATGTTTGGATTTTACAAAATGAACAAATGAATCACAATTATGATAATTGGTATTGTGAACGATTACCAAATGAACCCTATAGTGATTATGTTCATAGAAGCATATGCAAAGCAAACAATTACATTAATAATTATCCTCAAAATGGAAATATTTATTTTGAGTTATTACCACTAAAATAA
- a CDS encoding RHS repeat-associated core domain-containing protein, with protein MADKGISAINYNYLNLPVTISSSQGNTNYIYRADGVKLKKTYGTAVTAYLDGFQYENNLLQFIPTVEGYYDFIKNAYIYNYTDHLGNVRLSYYKNSAGALTIDTESNYYPFGLEHTDYNNLVGNSKYNYKYNGKELQETGMYDYGARMYMPDIGRWGVVDPLAEAMRRHSPYNYAFNNPIMFIDPDGMAPAYNWDTGKYMDGDKEVSFDQAVAYYDQGGDPPGKTNDRRQVQSHLECQKKNHSLN; from the coding sequence ATGGCAGATAAAGGAATAAGTGCGATTAATTATAATTATTTGAATTTACCTGTAACCATTAGCAGCAGCCAGGGCAATACAAATTATATTTACCGAGCCGACGGTGTGAAACTAAAGAAAACCTATGGTACGGCAGTAACCGCCTATTTAGACGGCTTCCAATATGAAAATAATCTCTTACAATTTATACCCACTGTAGAAGGTTATTATGATTTTATAAAAAATGCCTACATTTACAACTACACCGATCATCTCGGAAATGTGAGGTTAAGTTACTATAAAAACAGCGCAGGAGCTCTTACTATTGATACTGAAAGCAATTATTATCCTTTTGGTTTAGAACATACTGATTATAATAATTTGGTTGGTAATTCTAAGTATAACTACAAGTATAACGGAAAGGAGTTGCAGGAGACCGGAATGTATGATTATGGCGCGAGAATGTATATGCCGGATATTGGTAGATGGGGAGTTGTCGACCCGCTGGCGGAAGCTATGAGACGACATAGTCCATACAACTATGCTTTTAATAATCCAATAATGTTTATTGATCCAGATGGAATGGCTCCTGCATATAATTGGGATACAGGAAAATATATGGATGGAGACAAGGAGGTTTCTTTTGACCAAGCAGTTGCCTATTATGATCAAGGTGGAGATCCTCCTGGAAAGACAAATGATAGAAGGCAGGTTCAAAGCCATCTGGAATGTCAGAAAAAAAATCACTCTCTCAATTAG
- a CDS encoding RHS repeat domain-containing protein, which translates to MLAKSSTLSNNKSLPTASFIKNIEDDNWTQNYSFYDRKGRVIGGHSINHLGGYTKTESILDFTGVPQKVFTYHKRLNSSTEVKIEENFDYDHQNRLLVHKHQVDLEPEEILTQNSYNEIGQLKNKKVGGSMINSPLQSIDYAYNIRGWMTGINVNANGSFQNGKLFNYKINYNDPLEGLALPNGDFGVPIQPKFNGNIAEVSWKTGVRSSKIARYGYVYDGLNRLTAGLYQNPNNPTSKEHSERLTYDLNGNIITLKRSAYVMGTAANLIDDLTYNNYVGNKFSSITDASGDSNGYEGGGNPVSYDANGNMTDMPDKGISSIAYNYLNLPKQVDISDYMNNSTIAIKTGYRADGVKIKKENITNIIGIRDVITTVNITNYLDGFQYLETIIPSDDGEPAYELRRELETDVALEREAFSLENIPIIVPPRGGTDNAILQFFPTAEGFYDFTENKYIYQYKDHLGNTRVSFAKNSAGVLETLDTNTYYPFGMNFLNSDEESFFGQSSYKNYKYNGKELQETGMYDYGARFYMPDIGRWGVIDPLAEKYFNISPFNYTANNPILYIDPDGMQLDLSNIMKKGNEEQYKAFVFFAKTKEGQAFLSKYMEKGQKVEYGGKTIFEAKANGEHHNKGIDLSYGVKTDSSVGGSTTGKIKGDEKNVSILISNKAYGDSGSQFFNTLRQIVHESFVHADLEANDLQDDGYLNSSSIPKEYRKYDTWESQHGQHYYIQNEYLKDPTNNKVNTYTKEGFQILKQANESLKLKLGNSQIKTEMWKFNGFMIKVDKNGSLKHKINSCMKLISIIMICILLLSCHKEKQEYIEISLGFSMNPNEPRIGILINDKDSLYVCKEELISVDNGVKYKYFKSTQKIDFASYKKRILNSFYDSIQFKSTPDAQPRQINYYLNGKNLKFRFYSHELSKRQEEIIEDLILLKEDKRLKEIPYHKFSRDLLDSKIPNPPPPPK; encoded by the coding sequence ATGCTGGCAAAGTCTTCGACTTTGAGCAATAATAAATCCCTGCCTACCGCTTCTTTTATTAAAAACATAGAAGATGATAACTGGACACAAAACTACAGTTTCTACGATAGAAAAGGGAGAGTTATTGGAGGCCATTCCATCAATCATCTCGGCGGTTATACCAAAACAGAAAGCATTCTCGATTTTACCGGCGTTCCACAGAAAGTCTTTACCTATCACAAAAGATTGAATAGCAGCACTGAAGTAAAAATTGAAGAAAACTTTGACTATGACCACCAAAACCGCCTTTTGGTTCACAAGCATCAGGTTGACTTAGAGCCAGAAGAAATTCTAACCCAAAACAGCTACAATGAAATTGGGCAGCTCAAAAACAAAAAAGTAGGTGGTAGTATGATTAACAGTCCACTCCAAAGCATTGATTATGCCTACAATATCCGTGGCTGGATGACCGGAATTAATGTGAATGCCAATGGAAGCTTTCAAAATGGAAAACTCTTTAATTACAAAATAAATTACAACGACCCGTTGGAAGGTCTGGCACTTCCCAATGGAGATTTCGGTGTACCAATCCAACCAAAATTCAATGGTAATATTGCTGAAGTTTCCTGGAAAACTGGAGTTAGAAGTAGTAAAATAGCACGATATGGCTATGTGTATGACGGTCTCAACAGATTAACCGCCGGTTTATACCAAAACCCAAACAACCCCACTTCTAAAGAACATTCCGAAAGACTAACCTACGATTTGAACGGGAACATCATCACGCTGAAACGGTCTGCTTATGTGATGGGAACAGCCGCAAACTTGATTGATGATCTTACTTACAATAATTATGTAGGCAATAAATTCTCCTCCATCACCGATGCTTCAGGTGACAGCAACGGCTACGAAGGCGGTGGAAACCCTGTCTCGTATGATGCCAACGGAAACATGACCGATATGCCCGACAAAGGAATTTCTTCCATTGCCTATAATTATCTGAATCTTCCCAAGCAAGTTGATATCTCGGATTACATGAATAACTCTACTATTGCTATTAAAACAGGATATCGTGCAGATGGCGTGAAAATAAAAAAAGAAAACATCACCAACATTATCGGAATACGTGATGTTATCACCACGGTAAACATCACCAATTATTTAGACGGCTTCCAGTATTTGGAAACCATAATACCTTCTGATGATGGCGAACCTGCATACGAACTAAGGAGAGAGTTAGAAACAGATGTGGCACTGGAAAGAGAAGCATTCTCGCTTGAAAACATACCAATTATTGTCCCACCGCGTGGCGGAACAGATAATGCTATATTACAGTTTTTTCCTACGGCAGAAGGGTTTTATGATTTCACAGAAAATAAGTATATTTACCAGTACAAAGACCATTTGGGAAACACAAGGGTAAGTTTTGCAAAAAACAGCGCAGGCGTTCTTGAAACCTTAGACACCAATACCTATTATCCGTTTGGGATGAATTTCTTGAATAGCGATGAGGAGTCTTTCTTCGGGCAAAGTTCATATAAAAATTACAAGTACAACGGCAAGGAGCTCCAAGAAACCGGAATGTATGACTACGGAGCGAGATTCTATATGCCGGATATTGGAAGATGGGGGGTGATTGATCCGCTGGCGGAGAAATATTTTAATATATCGCCATTTAATTATACCGCAAATAATCCTATTCTTTATATTGATCCCGATGGGATGCAATTAGATTTGAGTAATATAATGAAGAAAGGTAATGAAGAACAATATAAAGCTTTTGTGTTTTTTGCTAAAACAAAAGAAGGACAAGCTTTTTTATCTAAATATATGGAGAAAGGGCAAAAAGTTGAATATGGAGGAAAGACTATTTTTGAAGCCAAGGCTAATGGAGAGCATCATAATAAAGGGATAGATCTATCATATGGAGTCAAAACAGACTCATCCGTAGGAGGGTCTACAACCGGCAAAATTAAGGGAGATGAGAAGAATGTATCGATTTTGATTTCAAATAAAGCATATGGCGATTCTGGCAGTCAGTTTTTTAATACCTTAAGACAGATAGTTCACGAATCTTTTGTTCACGCTGATTTGGAAGCTAATGATCTTCAAGATGATGGTTATCTTAATTCAAGTAGCATTCCAAAAGAATACAGAAAATATGACACTTGGGAATCTCAACATGGGCAACATTATTATATCCAGAATGAGTATTTAAAAGACCCTACAAACAATAAGGTAAATACATACACTAAGGAGGGGTTTCAAATTCTTAAACAAGCAAACGAATCTCTAAAATTAAAATTAGGTAATTCTCAGATAAAAACTGAAATGTGGAAGTTTAACGGGTTTATGATAAAAGTAGATAAAAATGGAAGCCTCAAACATAAGATCAATAGTTGTATGAAATTAATTAGTATTATAATGATTTGTATACTATTGCTTTCATGTCATAAAGAAAAGCAAGAGTATATTGAAATATCATTGGGATTTAGTATGAACCCTAATGAACCAAGGATTGGAATCCTCATAAATGACAAAGACTCTTTGTATGTATGTAAGGAAGAGTTAATATCAGTTGACAATGGAGTAAAATATAAATATTTTAAATCAACTCAAAAGATTGATTTTGCTTCTTACAAAAAAAGAATATTAAACTCTTTTTATGATTCAATTCAATTTAAAAGTACTCCTGATGCCCAACCACGACAGATAAATTATTATTTAAATGGGAAGAATCTCAAATTTAGATTTTATTCACACGAATTATCAAAGAGGCAAGAGGAAATTATTGAGGACTTGATTTTACTAAAGGAAGATAAAAGACTTAAAGAAATTCCTTATCATAAGTTTTCACGAGATTTGCTAGATTCAAAAATTCCTAACCCGCCACCTCCACCTAAATAA